The genome window ATCACTGCCACTGGTAATCTCGAGCCGACTAATGAAGTGTCGGTTGGTAGTGAGCTCTCGGGCACCACGCTTGAAGTGTATGTCGACTCCAACGACCGCGTAGTCAAAGGCCAACAACTCGCACGCCTAGATACCAGCACATTGGAAAATCAACTCAAAGCGAGTCGCGCGGCTCTAGAATCCACTAAAGCCAAAGTGGTCGAAGCGGAGGCCACGCGTAAGGAAGCTGCAGCGACACTGGCTCGCCAAAAGGAGCTCCACCGCGTCAGTGAAGGGCGAATTCCTTCGAACGCCGAACTCGCAACATCCGAGGCCGCTGCCGAACGTGCAAAGTCCGCCGTGTTGAGCGCGCAAGCTGCCGTCGTTGAAGCCGAAGCGCAAATTGAGATCAATGAAAGCGACTTAGCGAAAGGGATTATTCGCTCGCCGACGGATGGTGTTGTGTTGAGCCGTAGCATCGAGCCCGGGCAAACTGTGGCGTCTAGTTTTACGACTCCTGAACTCTTTGTTATCGCAGAGGACCTTACGAGTATGAAGCTCGAAGTCGCCGTGGCAGAAGCCGACATTGGCGGTGTTGCTGCTCAACAATCTGCAAGCTTCAGTGTCGATGCTTGGCCAGATCGGAGCTATCAAGCCACCGTGCTGAAAGTATCCTATGGCTCTGAGGTCACGGACAACGTCGTCACTTACGAGACCGAACTCTCTGTCACGAACAAAGACTTAAGCCTGCGCCCAGGTATGACCGCGACGGCTGATATTGCGGTCGCGCACCATGAGGATGTGCTACTGGTGCCAGTCGCAGCCTTGCGCTTCAATCCCACGCGACCTGATGCTCCCGCTGCCAGCAGCAGCGAAAAGAAATCATTTCTCGACAGTCTGCTGCCAGGGCCACCGCGTCGCTCAGGCGCCAAGAAGGGCGGCCCAAGTTTAGACGCCGATCAATCACCTGTATCCGCCATTTGGATACTAAAAGATGGTCGTCCGGAACGTGTTGAAGTTAAACTCGGCATCAGCGATGGACGTTACACCGAGGTCAGCGCTGATGGACTTGACGAAGGCACCGAAGTCATCCTCAGCGAAAGCACACAAAAATCATGAACGCAGCGCTACAACCACTCATCGAATTAAAACAACTGACCAAAACCTACGGTCAGGGCAGCGCGGCTTTTGAAGCGCTGCGTGGCATCGATCTGAAAATCGGGAAAAGTGAATTTGTTTCTATCATGGGGCCCAGCGGTTCTGGTAAATCGACTTTGATGAATTTACTCGGCTGCTTGGACCAACCCACTACTGGCAGTTATTGCTATGAAGGGATTCCAGTTGAAACACTCGATTCGGTGCAACGCTCATTGCTGCGCCGCTATGCCCTAGGATTTATTTTCCAAGGCTTCAATTTGCTGGCGCGCACCAGTGCCATCGAGAATGTCGAGTTGCCCTTGCTCTATCGCGGCATTAAACGCTCTCAACGTCACGCCATGGCACGTGCAGCTTTGGCGCAAGTGGGCTTGCCGGACAAGGAGCGCAACACGCCGGCAGAGCTGTCCGGTGGACAGCAACAGCGCGTCGCGATCGCACGTGCGATTGTGACGAATCCCAGCACCCTGTTTGCTGACGAACCAACCGGTAACCTCG of Lentimonas sp. CC4 contains these proteins:
- a CDS encoding efflux RND transporter periplasmic adaptor subunit, yielding METSQNPLEPDLAEAIQAGNSQHKSKKFIYLCILCVLLGAGFWLYRSMQTSPGDARPQLTTQPIQRGDIRLTITATGNLEPTNEVSVGSELSGTTLEVYVDSNDRVVKGQQLARLDTSTLENQLKASRAALESTKAKVVEAEATRKEAAATLARQKELHRVSEGRIPSNAELATSEAAAERAKSAVLSAQAAVVEAEAQIEINESDLAKGIIRSPTDGVVLSRSIEPGQTVASSFTTPELFVIAEDLTSMKLEVAVAEADIGGVAAQQSASFSVDAWPDRSYQATVLKVSYGSEVTDNVVTYETELSVTNKDLSLRPGMTATADIAVAHHEDVLLVPVAALRFNPTRPDAPAASSSEKKSFLDSLLPGPPRRSGAKKGGPSLDADQSPVSAIWILKDGRPERVEVKLGISDGRYTEVSADGLDEGTEVILSESTQKS
- a CDS encoding ABC transporter ATP-binding protein; the encoded protein is MNAALQPLIELKQLTKTYGQGSAAFEALRGIDLKIGKSEFVSIMGPSGSGKSTLMNLLGCLDQPTTGSYCYEGIPVETLDSVQRSLLRRYALGFIFQGFNLLARTSAIENVELPLLYRGIKRSQRHAMARAALAQVGLPDKERNTPAELSGGQQQRVAIARAIVTNPSTLFADEPTGNLDSQTTSEIMDLLTRLNSERGITILMVTHEPDVAAYAKRTVSVIDGLISTDHTHTSTSTSSH